A genome region from Brassica oleracea var. oleracea cultivar TO1000 chromosome C2, BOL, whole genome shotgun sequence includes the following:
- the LOC106327643 gene encoding protein IQ-DOMAIN 1-like isoform X1: protein MGKKAKWFSSVKKAFSPDSKKSKRKSPESSNGVVSNPPPPPLADHHARQSSPPPLEVRVAEVIVEQNINLSAPSTDAVNATTSDIPVAPSSSAAPPEVVVRPRAAAPTRFAGKSNEEAAAILIQTVFRGYLAKRAIRAMRGLVRLRLLMEGSVVKRQAANTLKCMQTLSRVQSQIRARRIRMSEENQARQKQLLQKHAKELAGLKNGDNWDDSIQSKEKVEAKLLSKYEATMRRERALAYAYTHQQNWKNNSKSGNPMFMDPSNPTWGWSWLERWMAGRPLDNSSEQNNDNAASKPITRNNSTQPNTPSSARGGGGTPRNKNSFFSPPTPSRLNQSSRKSNDDDAKSTISVLSERNRRHSIAGSSVRDDESLAGSQTLPSYMVPTKSARARVNKPQSPSSGGGTTQENDGFTAKKRLSYPASPALPKPRRFSAPPKVEGGGGVAVTNGGGS from the exons ATGGGGAAAAAAGCAAAGTGGTTTTCTAGCGTTAAGAAAGCATTCAGCCCTGATTCTAAG AAGTCTAAACGCAAATCTCCGGAGAGCTCTAATGGTGTGGTCTCTAACCCTCCTCCCCCTCCCCTGGCGGACCACCACGCCAGGCAATCTTCTCCTCCTCCTCTTGAGGTGAGAGTAGCTGAAGTGATTGTTGAACAGAACATCAACCTTTCCGCTCCTTCGACAGATGCTGTGAATGCTACGACGTCTGATATTCCTGTAGCTCCATCTTCATCTGCTGCTCCTCCTGAGGTGGTGGTTCGTCCTCGTGCTGCTGCACCTACTCGGTTTGCTGGAAAGTCTAACGAAGAAGCGGCTGCTATCTTGATTCAGACTGTATTTAGAGGCTATTTG GCAAAAAGAGCAATCCGGGCAATGAGGGGTTTGGTCAGGCTCAGGTTATTGATGGAAGGATCTGTTGTTAAACGCCAAGCTGCAAACACTTTAAAATGTATGCAGACTCTCTCTCGTGTGCAGTCACAGATCCGAGCTAGGAGAATCAGAATGTCTGAAGAGAATCAGGCTCGCCAGAAACAACTCCTTCAGAAGCATGCCAAAGAGCTTGCTGGCTTGAAG AACGGTGACAACTGGGATGATAGCATTCAGTCAAAGGAAAAAGTTGAAGCTAAATTGCTGAGCAAGTACGAGGCAACTATGAGAAGGGAAAGGGCATTGGCTTATGCATACACTCATCAG CAAAACTGGAAGAACAATTCTAAATCAGGAAACCCAATGTTCATGGATCCTAGCAATCCGACATGGGGTTGGAGCTGGTTAGAGAGATGGATGGCTGGTCGACCATTAGACAACAGTTCCGAACAAAACAACGACAACGCTGCCTCAAAACCTATAACCCGCAACAACTCAACTCAACCAAACACACCATCATCCGCAAGAGGTGGCGGCGGCACTCCAAGAAACAAAAACAGTTTCTTCTCACCTCCAACTCCCTCAAGGCTAAACCAATCCTCCAGAAAATCCAACGACGACGACGCCAAGAGCACAATCTCGGTCCTATCCGAGAGGAACCGTAGACACAGCATCGCTGGCTCATCGGTGAGAGATGACGAGAGCCTCGCTGGCTCGCAGACTCTCCCGAGCTATATGGTTCCGACTAAATCAGCTAGAGCCAGGGTCAACAAGCCGCAGAGCCCATCGAGCGGTGGTGGTACCACTCAGGAGAACGATGGCTTTACGGCTAAGAAACGCCTCTCTTATCCGGCTTCGCCTGCGTTGCCTAAACCACGGCGGTTCTCAGCTCCTCCTAAGGTGGAGGGTGGCGGCGGTGTCGCCGTGACCAATGGAGGAGGAAGCTGA
- the LOC106327643 gene encoding protein IQ-DOMAIN 1-like isoform X2 — MGKKAKWFSSVKKAFSPDSKSKRKSPESSNGVVSNPPPPPLADHHARQSSPPPLEVRVAEVIVEQNINLSAPSTDAVNATTSDIPVAPSSSAAPPEVVVRPRAAAPTRFAGKSNEEAAAILIQTVFRGYLAKRAIRAMRGLVRLRLLMEGSVVKRQAANTLKCMQTLSRVQSQIRARRIRMSEENQARQKQLLQKHAKELAGLKNGDNWDDSIQSKEKVEAKLLSKYEATMRRERALAYAYTHQQNWKNNSKSGNPMFMDPSNPTWGWSWLERWMAGRPLDNSSEQNNDNAASKPITRNNSTQPNTPSSARGGGGTPRNKNSFFSPPTPSRLNQSSRKSNDDDAKSTISVLSERNRRHSIAGSSVRDDESLAGSQTLPSYMVPTKSARARVNKPQSPSSGGGTTQENDGFTAKKRLSYPASPALPKPRRFSAPPKVEGGGGVAVTNGGGS, encoded by the exons ATGGGGAAAAAAGCAAAGTGGTTTTCTAGCGTTAAGAAAGCATTCAGCCCTGATTCTAAG TCTAAACGCAAATCTCCGGAGAGCTCTAATGGTGTGGTCTCTAACCCTCCTCCCCCTCCCCTGGCGGACCACCACGCCAGGCAATCTTCTCCTCCTCCTCTTGAGGTGAGAGTAGCTGAAGTGATTGTTGAACAGAACATCAACCTTTCCGCTCCTTCGACAGATGCTGTGAATGCTACGACGTCTGATATTCCTGTAGCTCCATCTTCATCTGCTGCTCCTCCTGAGGTGGTGGTTCGTCCTCGTGCTGCTGCACCTACTCGGTTTGCTGGAAAGTCTAACGAAGAAGCGGCTGCTATCTTGATTCAGACTGTATTTAGAGGCTATTTG GCAAAAAGAGCAATCCGGGCAATGAGGGGTTTGGTCAGGCTCAGGTTATTGATGGAAGGATCTGTTGTTAAACGCCAAGCTGCAAACACTTTAAAATGTATGCAGACTCTCTCTCGTGTGCAGTCACAGATCCGAGCTAGGAGAATCAGAATGTCTGAAGAGAATCAGGCTCGCCAGAAACAACTCCTTCAGAAGCATGCCAAAGAGCTTGCTGGCTTGAAG AACGGTGACAACTGGGATGATAGCATTCAGTCAAAGGAAAAAGTTGAAGCTAAATTGCTGAGCAAGTACGAGGCAACTATGAGAAGGGAAAGGGCATTGGCTTATGCATACACTCATCAG CAAAACTGGAAGAACAATTCTAAATCAGGAAACCCAATGTTCATGGATCCTAGCAATCCGACATGGGGTTGGAGCTGGTTAGAGAGATGGATGGCTGGTCGACCATTAGACAACAGTTCCGAACAAAACAACGACAACGCTGCCTCAAAACCTATAACCCGCAACAACTCAACTCAACCAAACACACCATCATCCGCAAGAGGTGGCGGCGGCACTCCAAGAAACAAAAACAGTTTCTTCTCACCTCCAACTCCCTCAAGGCTAAACCAATCCTCCAGAAAATCCAACGACGACGACGCCAAGAGCACAATCTCGGTCCTATCCGAGAGGAACCGTAGACACAGCATCGCTGGCTCATCGGTGAGAGATGACGAGAGCCTCGCTGGCTCGCAGACTCTCCCGAGCTATATGGTTCCGACTAAATCAGCTAGAGCCAGGGTCAACAAGCCGCAGAGCCCATCGAGCGGTGGTGGTACCACTCAGGAGAACGATGGCTTTACGGCTAAGAAACGCCTCTCTTATCCGGCTTCGCCTGCGTTGCCTAAACCACGGCGGTTCTCAGCTCCTCCTAAGGTGGAGGGTGGCGGCGGTGTCGCCGTGACCAATGGAGGAGGAAGCTGA
- the LOC106322896 gene encoding uncharacterized protein LOC106322896, which translates to MSTDSEADVNVNASTFESGESDSESESTGLDSQRSKLESLKKLSTDSDLVWGKVSSFPWWPGQVFLDSSVASKKAKKHFKKGAFLVAYFGDCSFAWNDASKIKPFRQHFSQMVEQSDSPEFRNAVGCALEEVSRRVEFGLSCGCVSQEAYERVKTQSVMNAGIREESRVRYGGDEASSAGLFEPAKLVEYMKRLAYCPRYDESDEKLVFASNRAQLFAFQQWRSCINFPFLKDVTDAKREEKTLSDCSVDKRVGKKRKVESLESCKPEIKIKKCFLMGAIPLRMESEMMTHTLSLKRTPQPLNLEHSNYEDFEKFLEETCCSNLNQDSEKGSSTPSDVKESSDQPESGSKEAQTGVKDCSGDSSAAPNALILKFASSGSVPSEEKLNSIFNRYGPLREAETRVMKKGKKARVVFIRGEDAETAFSSSGKYSIFGPSLLGYSLKYVGHKGKESNDIITQ; encoded by the coding sequence ATGTCAACGGACTCGGAAGCTGATGTCAACGTCAATGCGTCGACTTTCGAGAGCGGAGAGTCTGATTCCGAAAGTGAGAGCACAGGTTTAGATTCGCAAAGATCGAAACTTGAGAGTCTGAAGAAGCTATCTACTGATTCAGATTTGGTTTGGGGCAAAGTGAGCAGCTTTCCATGGTGGCCTGGACAGGTCTTTCTCGACTCATCCGTTGCGTCCAAAAAGGCCAAGAAGCACTTCAAGAAAGGAGCTTTCTTGGTCGCTTACTTCGGAGACTGCAGTTTCGCTTGGAACGATGCATCAAAGATTAAGCCTTTCCGTCAGCACTTCTCGCAGATGGTGGAGCAGAGCGACTCCCCTGAGTTTCGTAACGCTGTTGGTTGTGCTTTGGAAGAGGTTTCGAGGAGAGTGGAGTTCGGTTTGTCTTGCGGTTGTGTCTCCCAGGAAGCTTATGAGAGAGTCAAGACTCAGAGCGTGATGAACGCTGGGATTAGAGAGGAGTCAAGGGTGAGATACGGTGGAGATGAGGCGTCGAGCGCTGGCCTTTTCGAACCTGCGAAGCTTGTGGAGTATATGAAGCGTTTAGCTTATTGTCCGAGGTATGATGAGAGTGATGAGAAGCTGGTGTTTGCGAGTAACCGAGCTCAGTTATTCGCGTTTCAGCAGTGGAGAAGCTGTATTAACTTTCCTTTTCTTAAGGATGTGACTGATGCTAAGAGAGAAGAGAAGACTTTGTCAGATTGTAGTGTAGACAAACGTGTTGGGAAGAAGCGTAAGGTTGAGTCTTTGGAATCATGTAAGCCTGAGATAAAGATTAAGAAGTGTTTTTTAATGGGAGCTATCCCTTTGAGAATGGAAAGCGAGATGATGACTCATACACTAAGCCTAAAGAGAACACCTCAACCACTCAACTTGGAGCACTCAAATTATGAAGATTTTGAAAAGTTTTTAGAGGAAACGTGTTGCAGTAACCTCAACCAAGACTCGGAGAAGGGCTCGAGTACTCCTAGTGATGTGAAAGAATCTTCAGACCAGCCTGAGTCAGGCTCCAAAGAGGCGCAAACCGGTGTCAAAGACTGTTCAGGAGATTCATCAGCAGCACCCAATGCATTGATCCTCAAGTTTGCTAGCTCAGGTTCCGTTCCATCCGAAGAGAAGCTGAACAGCATATTCAACCGTTACGGTCCCCTCAGAGAAGCGGAGACTCGGGTCATGAAGAAAGGCAAGAAAGCTAGAGTGGTGTTCATAAGAGGCGAAGACGCAGAGACTGCCTTCAGCAGCTCCGGGAAATACAGCATCTTCGGACCTTCTCTTCTGGGTTACAGCCTCAAGTACGTTGGCCACAAAGGCAAAGAGAGCAATGACATAATAACCCAGTGA
- the LOC106326355 gene encoding mitochondrial import inner membrane translocase subunit TIM14-3 — MATPMVAGAAVAAAALAGRYGIIAWHAFKARPSIPRIRRFYEGGFQASMTRREAALILGVRERVVAEKVKEAHRRVMVANHPDAGGSHYLASKINEAKDMMLGKSNNSGSAF; from the exons ATG GCTACGCCAATGGTTGCAGGTGCTGCTGTAGCTGCAGCTGCTCTAGCTGGTAGATATGGTATAATTGCTTGGCACGCCTTCAAGGCCAGGCCATCCATCCCTAGAATACGCAGGTTTTATGAAGGTGGTTTCCAAGCTTCTATGACACGCCGAGAAGCTGCTCTCATTCTTGGAGTTAG GGAGAGGGTTGTGGCTGAGAAGGTGAAAGAAGCTCATAGGAGAGTAATGGTAGCAAACCACCCTGACGCTGGAGGTAGTCATTATCTCGCTTCCAAGATCAATGAAGCCAAAGATATGATGCTTGGCAAATCCAATAACTCTGGCTCTGCTTTTTGA
- the LOC106323117 gene encoding 40S ribosomal protein S23-2: LCSGIEAKQPNSAIRKCARVQLIKNGKKIAAFVPNDGCLNYIEENDEVLIAGFGRKGHAVGDIPGVRFKVGKVSGVSLLALFKEKKEKPRS; this comes from the exons TTGTGCAGTGGTATTGAGGCTAAGCAGCCTAACTCTGCTATCCGTAAGTGTGCTAGAGTTCAGCTTATCAAAAACGGCAAGAAGATTGCCGCTTTTGTCCCCAACGATGGTTGCTTGAACTACATTGAGGAAAAT GACGAGGTGTTGATCGCCGGGTTTGGTCGTAAGGGTCATGCTGTGGGAGATATTCCCGGAGTCAGGTTCAAGGTCGGCAAGGTTTCTGGTGTCTCACTCTTGGCCCTCTTCAAGGAGAAGAAGGAGAAGCCTAGATCTTAA